One Mycolicibacterium parafortuitum DNA segment encodes these proteins:
- a CDS encoding GlsB/YeaQ/YmgE family stress response membrane protein, which yields MIGLIVSIIVVGLIAGAIARLLVPGKQNLSILMTIVLGIVGSFVGGFLGYLLFHKDASQGFLQPSGIIGSVIGAVIVLLIWLRVGGRSSVTHR from the coding sequence ATGATCGGACTCATCGTCAGCATCATCGTCGTCGGACTCATCGCCGGCGCCATCGCTCGCCTCCTCGTTCCGGGCAAGCAGAACCTGTCGATCCTGATGACCATCGTTCTCGGAATCGTCGGGTCCTTCGTCGGTGGGTTCCTCGGATACCTGCTCTTCCACAAGGACGCATCGCAGGGATTCCTGCAGCCCTCCGGGATCATCGGCTCGGTCATCGGTGCGGTGATCGTCCTGCTGATCTGGCTGCGCGTCGGCGGCCGGAGTTCGGTCACGCACCGGTAG
- a CDS encoding response regulator transcription factor has protein sequence MASPPHTPITVALVDDYDVVLMGVANMFDRYRDRVVVAEIDSNMSLDDSVDIVLYDSFAQPESDHDEIAALVANPRARRVVVYTWNFHPELIESARRKGAHGYLSKTLPARELVTALEAVHAGEMVISDVPARGRSAVGLDWPGRGEGLSDRESEILALITQGKSNAEVAALTYLSPNTIKSYIRTIYRKIDVASRTQAVLWGVEHGFTPDHHRIEHWKGGP, from the coding sequence ATGGCATCGCCGCCGCACACTCCCATCACGGTGGCGCTGGTCGACGACTACGACGTCGTGCTGATGGGTGTCGCGAACATGTTCGACCGCTACCGCGACCGTGTCGTCGTCGCGGAGATCGACTCCAACATGAGCCTCGACGACAGCGTCGACATCGTCCTCTACGACTCCTTCGCCCAGCCGGAGTCCGACCACGACGAGATCGCGGCGCTGGTCGCCAATCCACGGGCTCGCCGGGTTGTGGTCTACACGTGGAACTTTCACCCCGAACTCATCGAGAGCGCCCGCCGGAAAGGGGCCCACGGGTATCTGTCCAAGACGCTGCCGGCCCGGGAGTTGGTCACTGCGCTGGAGGCGGTGCACGCCGGCGAGATGGTGATCAGTGACGTCCCGGCGCGTGGGCGCAGCGCGGTCGGTCTCGACTGGCCGGGCCGCGGGGAGGGGCTCAGCGACCGGGAGTCGGAAATCCTGGCGCTCATCACGCAGGGCAAGAGCAACGCTGAGGTCGCCGCGCTGACCTACCTCAGCCCCAACACCATCAAGTCCTACATTCGCACGATCTACCGGAAGATCGACGTGGCCAGCAGAACCCAGGCGGTGCTGTGGGGTGTCGAGCACGGGTTCACTCCCGATCACCACCGCATCGAGCACTGGAAGGGTGGCCCCTGA
- a CDS encoding NAD-dependent epimerase/dehydratase family protein has product MKILVTGATGLVGARLLPRLVEDGHDCRTLVRRRGAVSHDVTEVIGDLSDLESLTPAVSGVDAIVHLAAVFRTADTELIWTTNRDGSCNLIAAAQEHAPDARFIMASTAHVYGAECARPGRESDELDPGHAYPASKLAAENALRSSGLTWAIQRYGFVYGDGDGHLEALPGQAANANMHPAQRMSLIHHRDVATATRLALTGAFDGRIVNITDEAPTSMYELVAIAGGAMDPSSQPLDHPWHLQMDGALARRLGFRPSMRTIHHAVEQQAM; this is encoded by the coding sequence ATGAAGATCCTGGTGACCGGTGCGACGGGTCTGGTGGGTGCCCGACTACTTCCGCGCCTTGTCGAGGACGGCCACGACTGCCGCACCCTGGTGCGCCGGCGCGGGGCCGTGTCGCACGACGTGACAGAGGTGATCGGGGACCTCTCCGATCTCGAGTCGCTCACCCCCGCGGTCAGCGGTGTCGACGCAATCGTCCATCTTGCCGCGGTGTTCCGTACGGCGGACACCGAGCTGATCTGGACGACGAACCGCGACGGGTCCTGCAATCTCATCGCCGCGGCACAGGAGCACGCACCGGATGCGCGCTTCATCATGGCGAGCACCGCGCACGTCTACGGCGCCGAGTGCGCGCGTCCGGGCCGCGAGAGCGACGAGCTCGATCCTGGCCACGCGTACCCGGCGAGCAAGTTGGCTGCCGAAAATGCCCTGCGCAGTAGCGGACTCACGTGGGCGATTCAGCGCTACGGCTTCGTCTACGGTGACGGCGACGGTCATCTGGAGGCGCTGCCGGGTCAAGCCGCCAACGCCAACATGCATCCGGCGCAGCGGATGAGCCTCATCCACCACCGTGACGTCGCGACCGCGACCCGGCTGGCGCTCACCGGGGCCTTCGACGGCCGGATCGTCAACATCACCGATGAGGCGCCGACGTCGATGTACGAACTCGTCGCGATCGCCGGCGGCGCCATGGACCCGTCGTCGCAGCCGCTGGATCACCCCTGGCATCTGCAGATGGACGGTGCGCTGGCACGCCGACTCGGTTTCCGGCCCAGCATGCGCACCATCCACCACGCCGTCGAACAGCAGGCGATGTGA
- a CDS encoding MarR family winged helix-turn-helix transcriptional regulator codes for MADKLGSGRHNTIGAWTKRCYLAARAAMEDALRPYGLGATQWYVLYQLVNAGPTRQRDLQRILQVERATLSAVVITLVKKKLVEQIPDGRDQRKKLLRITETGEALWTELPDLARIHSVAFDGLDADDIDVAIRVLRTATERLEQHLGKELS; via the coding sequence GTGGCAGACAAACTCGGTTCTGGGCGGCACAACACGATCGGTGCGTGGACCAAGCGGTGTTACCTCGCGGCCCGTGCCGCCATGGAGGACGCGCTGCGGCCCTACGGCCTCGGGGCAACCCAGTGGTACGTGCTGTACCAACTCGTGAACGCCGGGCCCACCCGGCAGCGCGATCTGCAGCGCATCCTGCAGGTCGAACGCGCGACGCTGAGCGCCGTCGTCATCACCCTGGTGAAGAAGAAGCTCGTCGAGCAGATCCCCGACGGTCGTGATCAGCGAAAGAAGCTGTTGCGTATCACCGAGACCGGGGAAGCGCTGTGGACTGAACTGCCCGACCTGGCCCGGATTCATTCAGTGGCCTTCGACGGCCTCGATGCCGATGACATCGACGTCGCGATACGGGTGCTGCGCACCGCGACCGAACGACTCGAACAACATCTGGGAAAGGAGCTGTCATGA
- a CDS encoding methyltransferase, translating to MALLTGYWVSQMVNAAAVFNIADHLAAGADTADAIADAEYADRDAMRRLLRSLASIGLVTSTDGARFGATSLLGTLRRDDPNSLRGMVLAMSARGHWLPWGRFVDAVRTGDRQIRAALGFENAFDYFGANLDEAAVFTEAMSNLSAAVAAEIAQAIDTAGVDRAWDVGGANGEVIRAMMRANPHLRGGVFDLPHVVPDAVEAARRDGLLPRFTATGGDFFRSVPGGDLYVLKFILHDWDDDSCIRILKNCHASLQEGGRVVVVDYLVGETGAAGLPPLMDMNMLVMTGGRERDIAEFDAIFDSAGLRRTGISRAGQFAVIETVAI from the coding sequence GTCAATGCCGCAGCAGTTTTCAACATCGCTGACCATCTCGCGGCCGGGGCGGACACGGCTGATGCGATCGCCGATGCCGAATATGCCGACCGCGACGCCATGCGCCGGCTGTTGCGGTCCTTGGCCTCGATCGGGCTTGTCACGTCCACCGACGGCGCGCGCTTCGGCGCCACGTCCTTGCTGGGCACACTCCGCAGGGACGATCCGAACTCGCTGCGCGGCATGGTGCTCGCGATGAGTGCACGGGGGCACTGGTTGCCCTGGGGGCGGTTCGTGGACGCGGTCCGCACGGGTGACCGGCAGATCAGGGCCGCGCTCGGCTTCGAGAACGCGTTCGATTATTTCGGTGCGAACCTTGATGAGGCCGCCGTGTTCACCGAGGCCATGTCCAACCTCAGCGCCGCTGTGGCGGCCGAGATCGCCCAGGCGATCGATACGGCGGGCGTCGACCGGGCGTGGGACGTCGGCGGCGCGAACGGCGAGGTCATCCGGGCGATGATGCGGGCCAACCCGCACCTGCGCGGGGGCGTCTTCGATCTGCCGCACGTGGTGCCTGACGCGGTCGAGGCCGCACGCCGCGACGGATTGCTCCCTCGCTTCACAGCGACCGGCGGCGACTTCTTCAGGTCGGTTCCGGGCGGCGATCTGTACGTGCTCAAGTTCATCCTGCACGACTGGGATGACGACAGCTGCATACGAATCCTCAAGAACTGCCACGCGTCCCTGCAGGAGGGCGGCCGCGTCGTCGTCGTCGACTACCTCGTGGGTGAGACCGGCGCCGCGGGCCTGCCGCCGCTCATGGACATGAACATGCTCGTCATGACCGGTGGGCGCGAGCGCGACATCGCCGAGTTCGATGCGATCTTCGACTCGGCCGGGCTGCGGCGTACCGGCATCAGCCGGGCCGGTCAGTTCGCCGTCATCGAGACCGTGGCCATCTAG